In one Vigna radiata var. radiata cultivar VC1973A unplaced genomic scaffold, Vradiata_ver6 scaffold_158, whole genome shotgun sequence genomic region, the following are encoded:
- the LOC106752477 gene encoding spermidine coumaroyl-CoA acyltransferase-like — protein sequence MATQNTPFELVTKEVVLIKPSKPTPSSTLPLSTLDNIPVLYSICHTLHVFQSKTHDLDEPVCPNHQLLDPADVIKAAISKALFYYYPLAGRLVKHTDGNFMINCSAEGVPLLEASASCDLSSVHFLDGTDMECAKQLVFDLPSQDESEYHYPLVFKVTTFTCGGFTIGMGLLHTVGDGVGASQILKAIMELARGESEPSVKPVWERERLKGSITKQPLVIDSVDEASAAVSPFLPSEILVQECIKVNSDSIRRLKMSLRKESGEKENFTTFESLAAYVWRSKSRALKLNYDGKVKLTMVVGVRKHLQDPLPEGYYGNTVVDIVVVLTVRELNERPLYEIAKLIKESKKVACNSDYVRNYINTLETGVTNSNIGGSGANTALTDWRYLGFLEKLDFGVKELVNILPVPSGMFESVDLCIFSSLCNLDSSMEGGVSIYQSLPAAALLKFKEEMEALSLLI from the coding sequence ATGGCTACTCAAAACACACCTTTCGAACTTGTCACTAAAGAAGTTGTTCTTATCAAACCATCAAAACCAACACCTTCCTCTACTCTTCCTTTATCTACACTGGACAACATACCTGTCCTTTATAGCATATGCCACACCCTGCATGtatttcaatcaaaaactcATGATCTTGATGAACCTGTTTGCCCTAATCACCAACTGCTAGATCCTGCTGATGTGATTAAAGCAGCAATTTCAAAGgctttattctattattatccTCTTGCAGGTAGGCTAGTAAAGCACACTGATGGAAACTTCATGATCAACTGCAGTGCAGAAGGTGTTCCATTGTTGGAGGCCAGTGCTAGTTGCGATCTTTCTTCTGTCCATTTCTTGGATGGCACTGACATGGAATGTGCAAAACAGTTAGTGTTTGACCTTCCTTCTCAAGATGAAAGTGAATACCATTATCCCTTGGTGTTCAAGGTGACAACCTTTACTTGTGGGGGGTTCACCATTGGAATGGGGCTGTTACATACTGTTGGTGATGGCGTTGGAGCATCTCAGATCTTGAAAGCCATCATGGAGCTTGCAAGGGGGGAAAGTGAGCCCTCTGTGAAGCCTGTGTGGGAGAGAGAGAGGCTAAAGGGATCAATCACTAAACAGCCATTGGTAATTGATTCCGTGGATGAGGCCTCGGCTGCAGTTTCACCCTTTCTTCCAAGTGAAATTCTCGTGCAGGAGTGCATTAAGGTTAACAGTGACAGCATtagaagactgaagatgagttTGAGGAAGGAATCAGGTGAAAAGGAAAACTTCACTACTTTTGAATCACTAGCTGCATATGTGTGGAGGTCTAAATCTAGGGCATTAAAATTGAACTATGATGGGAAAGTTAAGCTGACTATGGTAGTTGGAGTGAGAAAGCACTTGCAGGATCCTTTGCCAGAAGGGTATTATGGAAATACTGTTGTGGATATTGTGGTTGTTTTAACAGTGAGGGAACTGAATGAAAGGCCACTGTATGAGATCGCGAAGCTCataaaagaaagcaagaaagTTGCTTGTAACAGTGATTATGTCAGAAACTACATCAACACTTTAGAGACAGGAGTAACGAATTCCAACATTGGAGGGAGTGGTGCAAATACTGCATTGACTGATTGGAGGTACTTGGGGTTCTTGGAAAAGTTAGATTTTGGAGTTAAAGAACTTGTGAATATTTTACCAGTCCCTTCTGGCATGTTTGAATCCGTTGATTTATGCATTTTCTCATCTCTTTGCAACTTGGATTCTTCAATGGAGGGAGGGGTTAGTATTTATCAGTCCCTACCAGCTGCTGCATTGCTCAAGTTCAAGGAGGAGATGGAGGCTCTCAGCCTCTTGATTTGA